A genome region from Trichosurus vulpecula isolate mTriVul1 chromosome 5, mTriVul1.pri, whole genome shotgun sequence includes the following:
- the HBP1 gene encoding HMG box-containing protein 1 produces MYGRMATPQANERTRELGGGSAPRGLRGGGRRSLKDLVMATGLSEHHNMVWEVKTNQMSNAVQKLLLVMDKRASGMNDSLELLQCNENLPSSPGYASCDEHMELDDLPELQAVQNDSTQSSIYQLSADVSHQEYTRPPWSQNTSDMSENAYCENEVDWLTELANIATSPQSPLMQCSFYNRSSPVHIIATSKSLHSYARPPPVSSSKGEPAFSNHHWKDEASVRHERASSESESGIFCMSSLSDDDDLGWCNSWPSTVWHCFLKGTRLCFHKGRNKEWQDVEDFARSESCESEDLPVGTQKSYGSDGLKLLSHEESISFGESVLKLTFDPGTVEDGLLTVECKLDHPFYVKNKGWSSFYPSLTVVQHGIPCCEVHIGDVCLPPGHPDAINFDDSGVFDTFKSYDFTPMDSSAVYVLSSMARQRRASLSCGGPGSQDFERSECSKNCVSAGSSQLSSNSLYSKAVKSHSSGTTSTVSATSPNKCKRPMNAFMLFAKKYRVEYTQMYPGKDNRAISVILGDRWKKMKNEERRMYTLEAKALAEEQKRLNPDCWKRKRTNSGSQQH; encoded by the exons ATGTATGGCCGAATGGCGACTCCTCAGGCCAATGAAAGGACGAGGGAGCTAGGCGGAGGCTCGGCCCCCAGGGggttgaggggagggggaaggagaagcttGAAAGACTTGGTAATGGCGACGGGTTTG tctgAACACCATAACATGGTGTGGGAAGTGAAGACAAATCAAATGTCTAATGCAGTACAGAAACTCCTGCTGGTAATGGACAAGAGAGCTTCAGGAATGAATGACTCCTTGGAGTTGCTGCAGTGTAATGAGAATTTGCCATCTTCACCTGGATATGCTTCCTGTGATGAACACATGGAGCTTG ATGACCTTCCTGAACTTCAAGCTGTTCAGAATGATTCTACCCAATCTTCCATATACCAACTTAGTGCAGACGTTTCACATCAAGAATATACAAGGCCACCGTGGAGCCAGAATACCTCAGACATGTCAGAAAATGCATATTGTGAAAATGAGGTGGATTGGCTGACAGAATTGGCAAACATAGCCACAAGTCCACAAAGTCCTCTTATGCAGTGCTCATTTTATAACAG ATCATCTCCTGTACACATCATAGCAACTAGCAAAAGTTTACATTCCTATGCACGTCCTCCACCAGTGTCTTCCTCCAAGGGTGAGCCTGCTTTCTCTAATCATCATTGGAAGGATGAAGCATCAGTAAGACATGAAAGG gCAAGTAGTGAATCAGAGTCTGGAATTTTCTGTATGTCCTCACTCTCAGATGATGATGATCTGGGATGGTGCAATTCTTGGCCTTCCACCGTGTGGCATTGTTTTTTGAAAG GCACACGTCTGTGTTTTCATAAGGGACGCAATAAAGAATGGCAGGATGTTGAAGATTTTGCTAGATCTGAGAGTTGTGAGAGTGAAGATCTCCCTGTGGGTACTCAAAAG AGTTATGGTTCTGATGGTCTAAAGTTGTTATCCCACGAAGAAAGCATTTCATTTGGAGAGTCTGTACTGAAGTTGACTTTTGATCCTGGTACAGTAGAAGATGGTTTACTGACTGTTGAGTGTAAACTGGACCACCCTTTCTATGTTAAAAATAAAG GTTGGTCATCATTTTATCCAAGCCTGACTGTGGTTCAGCATGGCATTCCATGCTGTGAAGTTCATATTGGCGATGTATGTCTACCTCCTGGACACCCCGATGCCATTAATTTTGATGATTCAGGTGTTTTTGATACATTTAAAAG TTATGACTTCACACCTATGGATTCTTCTGCTGTTTATGTGTTAAGTAGCATGGCTCGTCAGCGTCGTGCGTCTTTATCTTGTGGAGGACCTGGTAGTCAGGACTTTGAAAGATCAGAATGCAGCAAAAACTGTGTCTCTGCTGGATCATCACAGCtttcttccaattctttgtaTAGTAAAGCTGTCAAAAGCCACAGCTCAGGGACTACAAGCACTGTGAGTGCCACTTCTCCTAACAAGTGCAAAAGACCAATGAATGCCTTTATGCTTTTCGCCAAAAAGTACAGAGTTGAATATACTCAGATGTATCCAGGGAAAGATAACAG